Proteins from one Acidimicrobiales bacterium genomic window:
- a CDS encoding response regulator transcription factor, translating to MSSNEMRDVVAPPVRVALVNDDEIIMEGLQGMLARHRERVELAGGVLLSEDVAETAMALNADVVLFDVNIRGTEGLDVAAQLVAEKPPFRVVVFTDDADERRLFEALRLGISGYLLKSLSGAQLADHLVRVRDGEVVVDPSMATRIAMRAAHHGGGRIWPGSQMGLSQRESEVLSLLVEGLGNRAIAAQLVVGEETVKTHLRSIYRKLGVNDRAQAIATALRQGMFT from the coding sequence ATGAGCTCGAACGAGATGCGGGACGTTGTCGCCCCGCCGGTGCGCGTCGCGCTGGTCAACGATGACGAGATCATCATGGAGGGGCTGCAGGGGATGCTTGCCCGCCACCGAGAGCGGGTGGAGCTGGCCGGCGGTGTCCTGCTCAGCGAGGACGTGGCGGAGACGGCGATGGCGCTGAACGCCGACGTGGTGTTGTTCGACGTCAACATCCGGGGGACCGAGGGGCTCGACGTGGCAGCGCAGCTGGTCGCCGAGAAGCCGCCCTTCCGAGTGGTGGTCTTCACCGACGACGCCGACGAGCGCCGTCTCTTCGAGGCGCTCCGCCTGGGAATCTCCGGCTACCTGCTCAAGTCGTTGAGCGGAGCCCAACTGGCGGATCATCTCGTACGGGTGCGCGACGGCGAGGTCGTCGTCGACCCCAGCATGGCCACCAGAATCGCCATGCGAGCTGCACACCACGGAGGCGGACGCATCTGGCCCGGTAGCCAGATGGGCCTGTCGCAGCGCGAGAGCGAGGTGTTGAGCCTGCTCGTCGAGGGTCTCGGCAATCGCGCCATCGCCGCCCAGCTGGTCGTCGGCGAGGAGACGGTGAAGACCCATCTCCGCTCTATCTACCGCAAGCTCGGGGTGAACGACCGGGCCCAGGCGATCGCCACCGCCCTTCGACAGGGCATGTTCACCTAG
- a CDS encoding response regulator transcription factor, translating to MPVERAGTGSAIRLLVVSDREIVRAGLSAILRPYDRRVTVTGEGASLSDALAVSARQLADVVIYDARLAAGDGLDEVDQLVESWGDHRVVILAGRDEARFGLPVLQRGAAGFLLISAAGDELVQQLESVADKSVVMDAVLAGARSRTDPLDQGAVWPGSDLGLTRQESRVLELLARGDRTTAVAGQLGISEVEVKKHVRAAYRQLDVPDRPHALARLAQAGVFR from the coding sequence GTGCCCGTTGAGCGCGCCGGTACTGGGTCCGCCATTCGGCTGCTCGTCGTCAGCGACCGGGAGATCGTGCGCGCCGGGCTGTCGGCCATCTTGCGGCCCTACGACCGGCGGGTGACGGTGACCGGCGAGGGCGCCAGCCTGTCAGATGCCCTCGCGGTGAGCGCCAGGCAGCTCGCCGACGTCGTGATCTACGACGCCCGCCTGGCCGCGGGCGACGGCCTCGACGAGGTCGACCAGCTGGTCGAGTCGTGGGGAGACCATCGCGTCGTGATCCTGGCCGGCCGGGACGAGGCCCGGTTCGGCCTACCGGTGCTGCAGCGGGGCGCCGCCGGCTTCCTGTTGATCTCGGCCGCAGGCGATGAGCTGGTCCAGCAGCTCGAGTCCGTGGCCGACAAGTCCGTCGTGATGGACGCCGTCCTGGCTGGCGCCCGGAGTCGGACCGACCCGCTCGACCAGGGCGCCGTGTGGCCTGGATCCGATCTGGGCCTGACCCGACAGGAGAGCAGGGTGCTGGAGCTGCTCGCCCGAGGTGACCGCACCACAGCCGTCGCCGGTCAGCTGGGCATCAGCGAGGTCGAGGTCAAGAAGCACGTGCGCGCGGCGTATCGCCAGCTGGACGTGCCGGACCGCCCGCACGCCCTGGCCCGCCTCGCCCAGGCGGGGGTGTTCCGATGA